The nucleotide window TTTTTAATGAATGCTATATAATTGGTTTAAGAAAAACTTAATAGATCATAGCCTTGTCCACGTGAAGTAAATTATAAAACAAGAAGGAAAGAGAGGGGATGTTCATTATAGCTAAAGGTTCATAATATATCGATTGGAATTTTAAAAATCATTGATTATCCTTGTGGTAAATCCTTAAAAACTTCAAAATATCATCATCTTTAGAATAGAGATATGCTAATCGATAAGAATCTAAATATACTTCTCGGGTACCTTTACGAACCCTTCTCATGGGTTTTCCAGTTAAAGGATCGCAGATGATCTTTTTAAGTTGAACCCGGATTTTCCCTTTCCAGTCTTTACTTTTCACCCGACGGGAATAATCAGCCACGAATTTATCATTGAATTCAACTTCGGGAAAGACATCATTCAGGTCGATAAATTCCTTTTTTACCATTTTTTAATCTCTTTAAGGAATGCATCGGCGTTAATTCGTTTATATTTTCCTTGATCATGTAATTCAAGGGCTTCTTCAATTTCTCTTACAAAATCAGCATCTTCTTTCAGTTCTTCAATATCTTTGAACTTGGAAAGTCTATCTTGTTTAATCCTTTGATTAATCTGTGATTCGAGATTGTCAGAGGCTTTTTTATCCTTAAACGCTGTTTCAGTAACTTTTTTATCTTTATTTAGTGTTAATTGAACCATAATTTATGCTCCTATCCAAACTGAAACGTTAATTAGTATCATTTGGGTATTATAAAAATCTAGTTAAAGTAATATAAAAGTTTAATGATATCATACGTCTTTAGATCTTACAATTCCATTAATTAGTCTCGCGAAAACTCCAATAAAAATTTTTCAAAATTAATACGGGCTTTTTCATACTCTGCTTTCCAGGAAGTGACAGTTTCAGGATATATATTTTCATTAGCCACAACTTTTAGCTTTTTGTTGAAGAGAAATGAGAATTCCTCCACCAGTAATACAGTTTCAACCTGAGATTCATCATGTTTCACCATGTATTCAACATAGTTTTTCCATTTTAAAAATAAAGGATAGAGATCTTCAAATTCTTTCTGAGGGAATGTCTTTTCTAGCTTTTCCAGGAGGTTTAAATTATCTGTGTTACTGCAGTTAAAATAATTATCCAGGGTTCTTTTTCCTTTCCAACCTCTCACTACTATCAAAAACTTGTGAAATTCATTTTGGAAATGAAATGGGGCTTCTTTAAAGAGCTCACTTTGGAGTTGCTTGATTGTTTTGGATTTGTTGTCTTTTAAGAACTGTTCAATGGATTTATTCATGTCGTTTTTTTCATCTTGGGGAAGTATGTCAAATAGATCCCTTTTTCTCAGATAAAAAAGATTTTCTGCATCTTTTATCATCACACCATCATGGTACCAGTAGCAGGGAATATCCAGCCCATAACCAATCTCAGTCAACTCACAGTCCAACAAATACAGGAGTTTATAAAAACGGTTTTTATCACAGTAACTGCCGCAGAGTTTTTTCAGGTTATATGCCGCATATTCCAAGTGTGGATTTATCATAAGGTATGAATTCATCAAATATAACAATCTCCTTTGATCTTTCCTTATTACTGGTTTTTTAAGATAAAATGATGTCCTAAGATAAAAAACATAAAGATCATAAATTATTTTTATGTTTCTTATGAAATTTATGTTATCCAGTTAGTTAAGTCCGGTGAATTAAATGAACCCTTTCGAAAACGTACTGGTATTTTTCCATCTTATTTTACAGGAAGAGGAGATGAACTCTTTTTTTATTGAAACTTTTTCACTTTCACGAGTTATTCCGTGGAGCATGGTTTTCGGGGTTCAAATCCCTCTCCCGGTGTATTATAACTATTTTTATAGATTTTTAAATTCCATAGTATGAACTATCTAAATTGAGGGATCTTGGAGTTATAGGGCCAAAAGGCAAGGGTAGAAATCTTCATTATGTTTTGTTATAAACTGGATTAGGTTCCGACTAGGTTCCTTTAAATTATTTTTTGCTCACCACAACTGCAAATTCAAGGGTTTAATTTCAATGATAAGACGTAAATAGTATTTTTTTTGACATGACATTTAACTGGAAATAAGAATTTCTGTAGACATATAACGGGCAATGATAATATGGGAAGTGCATGTAACCTTAAATTCATCAAATGTTTCTGAAATCAGAGCATAAAAGAGATTATTTAAAAATAACTATTTTTGTAACTAAAAAATTTAATTTAAAGCTTTTTTCATGCTTTTGAATAATAATCACAAACTATAATTATTATATGTGATTGAATAATTATGAATTAAGCTTATCCTTTAGATGAATGGGGAGAATTATATTATGTCTAAACAGATTACAGATAACAATTTTTGGAATAAGTTCTCGGGCGTTTTTATAGGTCTTTATAATCGGAACAAGACGATATTAACTCTTTCAGCAGTCCTTTTTTTGGGATTCTTATTTTTAGGTATTTTAACTGGTTACTTTTCATCAAATTATATTGGACATCTCCTGAACACTTATTTCACGTTACTTCATGAAAGTCATATCCAGATAAATACACTTTCAATATTCTTTCACAATCTTCAAGCTGCACTTGTTGCCTACTTTGGTGGACTGATTGGAATAATTCCAGTAGGGGTCTTATCTGTTAATGGGTTCCTTTATGGAGCATTCTTGGGATATTTAATACATGGTCCTATTGTAACCAGTTCTGGAGTTTTCACTCCGGTACATTTTATTGTTTACACTTTACCTCATGGTATACTGGAACTTCCCGGATTTATTATAGCCGGTGCTGCAGGATTCCGGCTTACAACCATGGTCATAGGAGTGATAAAAAGTATAATGAGAAAAACACCCATAAATGATCATTACTGGAAATTTAAGGACTCTCTAATATTGCTTGCAATTGCCATACTTTTGATCTTTATTGCAGCGATTATTGAAGCTAATATTACTCTATCCCTGGGAAATTACATTACCGGTTTAAATTTAACAGCTACGGGTAAGTAATCCAAGAAAAAAGTACGAAACTTAAAAAATCAATCGATCTGAGTTTATAGTAACTAGATTTATCCAAAAATTATCCGGATCGCCATGTTTGAGTAAAAAGCTATTTGGAAGTAGGAACTTCAATATTTTTCAATTTATCCGAGGTAATATTGTCTTCAGTATCTTCTGTCTGCTTTTTAATTTCTATCTCAGCTAAACTCAACTGGAAAGCACTGATAAGTTTGCTTACTTCCGAGTCCATGTTTACCATGTAAAGTTGTGCATTTCCTACCTTTTTTGTTTTTTTAATAAGACCATAATTTTCTAATTCTTCTAGAAAATCATATAATGTGCTGCGAGCAATTTGGGAGTAATTTGCAATGTCAGTTTTAGTGTATTCTGTCCAGGGATGCGATATGAAAAGATCGATCACTTTAACCCTGGGGCTTGAACCAAAGATATCAGTCAACATACTATCACCTAATGTATTTTTTTACTACAAACTTGTATAAAAAACTAACGTCACATATTTATTACTATTTGATTAATTAATATTATGAAACCAAAACTTAAGGAAAAGGTTCTGTTCAATTTATTGAGTCATGGATATGTGGGCAAAAAACACACCCCTATTGTGAATGCATGCAAAGGATTTCCTAAACATGAAATAAACAGAGTTAAGGATACTATCAATGTTTTAATTGTTGAGGGTTATATTGTTCTCAAAACAACGGGACATGATCCTGATATATCCATTAATCCCAAAAGATTGGATGAAATAAAAAACATGCCGGGAATAAGGAAATTTATAGAAATGAACCCTTATTTTAAGGGAAGATTTAATTTATAAACTTGCATGAGCTTGTTTTAATATTATCAATTTTATAAAGAAGTATCATAATTATTCATGCCATATATGAAGTTTAGATGTGCTATGAATTGTGGAAACATTGGGGATAGATCAAAAACACATGGAACATACTCTTTTATTCTGTATGATTTGAGTGTTATTATTAAGTTAGAGCACGATCATGGGATTTAAAGCAATAATATATCATCCATCTTAATAATTAAGTTCACGATTAACTTCATGATTACCAGTAGGTTTTACCCGGTAAGTTCCTGATTAACTTCCCGATTAGGTTCCCGATTAAATTATTTTTTACGCACCACAACTGCAAATTCAGGTGACTGGGGATCATAATCGCGGCCAGCAACATCACCGTACACATTATCTATCCTAAGACCGTTTCTTTCAAATTCATCCTTCAAAGAAGTTACACAGAAGCACTGTAACCAGTTATAAACAACCCTTTTTCGCCCACTGGCTTCTATTATTGTGTACTTATCAAGAGTAACCTTTTCCGGGTTATATTTGAAACAGTTAACAAAGCAATAGTAATCTTCAGCAGACCAGAAGTGGTCAAGCTGGTTCAGTTCATAGGCGCTAAATTCCTCTTTTTTATTGAAATAATTCAAAGAATGCACATCAAGAATGATTTTACCGTGAGCTTTAAGCAATCTCCTGAATTTGCCCAACATAATCCTCCTTTGATTGGGACTTAGGGCACAGTAGTCACACATGATCATGGTAATAACATCAAACTTACCTTGAGTGGTAAAATCCAGGTAGTTCTGGTGAATATAATCCACATCTAAACCGAGTTCTGCAGCTATTTTCTGGGCATATTCAATGGATCTTTTTGAAAAATCAACTCCAGTAACATTTATACCTTTCTCGGCAAATCTGTTGGTATAAAGGCCAGGACCACAACCAAAATCAATTAAATCAGAATCAGAGTCTAAATTATGCAAACTCACAATCCAGGAAACTGATTCTTCGATAAATTTGATATTTCTGGAAGATGCATCAATTGATTCATCCAGATGGTATTCCAGCATTTTCTGAGAAGTGTACTCATCAGTCCAGAGATCCCGGGCTGTATAAAACTCGAAGGGCCCTGGTTTTTCATTTATATTCTTCAGTTCTTCAAACATGAACACCACAAAGGTTAATTTTTGTTATTATAGTATAATTGATTATTATTTATTTTAATATTATAATTCTTGGCATAGGAACTATATTAACTAGTAAAAGTTCTAAAAACAATAAAATTTATTAATTTTAAAGTTCATAAACAGTATAGATATTGTTTTATCGATTTTTTAGGGATGATCAAAATTAAAAATAGCAGGAAGGAGTCCCAAACTATTATTAAAGGTCAATTGGGTGATGAAATATTTATAAATATTTTCATTCAGTCTCCTATTGCCACTATAATCTATGATGATAATGGAAATCTTTTAGATGTTAACCCTGCCTCTTTAGACATGTTCGGGTTGTCAAAATTAGATAGAACCGAGTACATGAACATGTTTAACAACCCTATTTTACTGAGGAAGATAAACAAAAATTAGAAGCTGAAGGCCGGGTTAAATTCCAGTCCATTATTGATTTTGATTCTGATGGGGAAAATGATTACTATAATCCTGATAAATATGGTAGAATTTATACTACTTGGATAATCACTGCTTTAGAAGAATCCGGATATTTAGTAACGATTCAGGATATTAGTGATGAGAAAAAATTGGAAAAAGACCTTGAAAGATCTCGGGATTTTTATTTAACTCTGTTTGAAGAGTTTCCTGCACTTATATGGCGTGCTGGTGTGGATGCAAAGTGTAATTACTTCAATAAAAAGATGGCTCCAATTTACCGGAAGAACCATGGAGCAGGAATTAGGTGATGGTTGGGCAGAAGGAGTACATCCTGATGATTTTGACCATTGTTTTGAAGTTTACAGCACAGCCTTTGAGGCCAGAGAACCCTTTGAAATGGAATATCGATTACTTCACAATACTGGGGAATATAAGTGGATTTTAGATATGGCAATGCCTTTTTATGACCTTGATGAGAATTTTGCAGGGTACATAGGTTCGTGTTATGATATTGCCAAACAAAAGGAACTGGTAAATCAAATTGAAAAATCATTAGAAGAAAAAGAATTACTTCTAAAGGAGATACACCACCGGGTTAAAAATAATTTAATGATTATATCCAGCCTTTTAAACCTGCAATCCAGATATATTGAAGATAAAAAATACAAAGACATTTTCCAGGAAAGTCAAAATCGTGCCAAGTCCATGGCACTTATCCATGAGCGATTATACAGATCAGCAGACCTTAAAAAGATAGATTTTGGAGATTATATCCGAACATTAGCCAATGATCTTTTCCACACTTATATTTCAGATCCAAGCAGTATCCAGATGGTTATGGATATTGAAGAGGTTCGCCTTGATATTAACACTGCCATACCTCTAGGGCTCATTGTTAACGAACTTATCTCCAACTCAATGAAACACGCTTTTCCCGACGGTATGAAAGGAAAAATCAATATTAACTTCCATTTGAAGGATGATGAGTTCATACTCACTGTCCGTGATAATGGTGTAGGATTCCCAAAAGATCTGGACTATAAGAACACAGAATCTCTTGGTTTACAAATTATAAACAGTTTAACTGATCAAATAGATGGTACTCTTGAGTTCAACGGGGTACATGGCACAGAATTTAAAATTATATTTAAAGAAGGAGACTACAGTTAAATAGAAGAAATAGCATTATTTTATTTGTTGTTTGTATGGGTTTATGGTTAATTCTACTCCGGGAATAGTCTACGCCCGGTCCAGTTCAACCTCAACCTCTATTTTTGATTCGAGATCATTGGTGTTAACGCCTAATGTGGTGAAAACATCCCAGACTTCATATAATGCGATTTGTATTAATTCCACTTCTAACTTTTTATTGTTATCAGATATTATGCGTTTTAATAAGTTTCTATCATCATATTCAGCTAATATTTTAATGTTACCACTCATTTGGTTTTCATCTAAAAATACCAGTACATTAACCCATTCAATTTTAGGATGAGACAGAGTAGATTGTTTAATTGTTTCCATCAATCTCTCTTCTATTTCTTCTACATTTTCATCAGTGATCGAATTATCAAAATTTTCTAGGAGATTGGTAACATCATCCTCTTGAACATCTTTTATATTGTATTTGGCCAGTAATGCAGATCTATCAACTGTTTCTAATTCCTCAGTTTCCCCATCAAGTTTGTTGACATTTAAATTTTCACTTTCTAATCCTTTATTTTCTAGCCCTTCACTTTCGAGTCTTTCACTATTTACCCCTTCACTTTCGAGTTTTTCACTTTCAATTCCATCACTCTCAAATGCATTTTCATAACTTTTCTCTAACTGATTAAACCTTTCAGCATTCTTTTTAGACTTTTTTATCAGAAAACGTTCCCAAATATCATCATTTTCGATTACTTCTATATTTAAAGCCTTTTTATAGAGATCTTCCTTTTCCAGGATTCTTGGAGTTGTGTGGGTTTTGTTTTCTTGTTTTTTGTGTTGTTTATGAAATTGTTTTTCTGGGTTGGTGGTGTTGGTTGGTGTTTTGTTTTTGAGTTTTTGTCTTTGCTTGTATTTTTGTCTGATTTGTTCTTTTTCTTGTTGTTCTTTTTGTTGGGCTTGTTGTATGAGGGCTTGTTTTTCTGGGTTGGTGGGTGTTTTGTTTTTGAGTTTTTGTCTTTGTTTGAGTTTTTGTCTGATTTGTTCTTTTTCTTGTTGTTCTTTTTGTTGGGCTTGTTGTATGAGGGCTTGTTTTTCTGGGTCAGTGGTTATTTTTGGGTTTTTCTGGTTTTGACGTTGTTTGTATTTTTGTCTGAGTTCTTCTATTTCTCTTTTTTCCTTTTCCCTAGCTTCTTTCCGCAGAACCTCTACTTCTACAGTACTCATCTCCAGTTTCCCTCTTTAGATTTTCCATTGAGTATTCACAGGATTCGAAAATTTAATTGTGATCTACCCTGATTGTGATATGTAATATTATTATTGAAGATAGGTTATTGTTATGTTTAGAAGTTCTATAAATCTTTGGATTCGCCTTTTGATCTTTAATTTTCCTATTTTATCAATAATACTGGCTCTTGGCAAAATTGTGCATGTATAAAGTTCATATTATTGTATTATCTTGTTTAAAGTTAATATCAAAAACTTGGAGAAAATCATTTGGGAAACTTAAAATAAAGTGGGGTCAGCAATGCAGCGTAATATGGATAGAAAATGACATTATGACTTCTAAAAAAATTATTTATGTTTAGGGGAGGATATAATTAAGTTTAG belongs to uncultured Methanobacterium sp. and includes:
- a CDS encoding type II toxin-antitoxin system RelE/ParE family toxin; the protein is MVKKEFIDLNDVFPEVEFNDKFVADYSRRVKSKDWKGKIRVQLKKIICDPLTGKPMRRVRKGTREVYLDSYRLAYLYSKDDDILKFLRIYHKDNQ
- a CDS encoding stage II sporulation protein M — protein: MSKQITDNNFWNKFSGVFIGLYNRNKTILTLSAVLFLGFLFLGILTGYFSSNYIGHLLNTYFTLLHESHIQINTLSIFFHNLQAALVAYFGGLIGIIPVGVLSVNGFLYGAFLGYLIHGPIVTSSGVFTPVHFIVYTLPHGILELPGFIIAGAAGFRLTTMVIGVIKSIMRKTPINDHYWKFKDSLILLAIAILLIFIAAIIEANITLSLGNYITGLNLTATGK
- a CDS encoding class I SAM-dependent methyltransferase; this translates as MFEELKNINEKPGPFEFYTARDLWTDEYTSQKMLEYHLDESIDASSRNIKFIEESVSWIVSLHNLDSDSDLIDFGCGPGLYTNRFAEKGINVTGVDFSKRSIEYAQKIAAELGLDVDYIHQNYLDFTTQGKFDVITMIMCDYCALSPNQRRIMLGKFRRLLKAHGKIILDVHSLNYFNKKEEFSAYELNQLDHFWSAEDYYCFVNCFKYNPEKVTLDKYTIIEASGRKRVVYNWLQCFCVTSLKDEFERNGLRIDNVYGDVAGRDYDPQSPEFAVVVRKK
- a CDS encoding histidine kinase dimerization/phosphoacceptor domain -containing protein, producing the protein MEQELGDGWAEGVHPDDFDHCFEVYSTAFEAREPFEMEYRLLHNTGEYKWILDMAMPFYDLDENFAGYIGSCYDIAKQKELVNQIEKSLEEKELLLKEIHHRVKNNLMIISSLLNLQSRYIEDKKYKDIFQESQNRAKSMALIHERLYRSADLKKIDFGDYIRTLANDLFHTYISDPSSIQMVMDIEEVRLDINTAIPLGLIVNELISNSMKHAFPDGMKGKININFHLKDDEFILTVRDNGVGFPKDLDYKNTESLGLQIINSLTDQIDGTLEFNGVHGTEFKIIFKEGDYS